GAGGGGCGAGAGAACACCCAAGACGAAAACCGCCTTGATTATCCCCCTCCTGGCCTGCAGGACGTCGAGGAGCACGGTGAGGAAGGCGAACAGGAGCGGGAGGGCTGACATAAGGGGTATCACTCTCCCTCACCCCGCATGCGCATTATTATCGCGAGGGCCAGCGATGTTATCGCCACGTCCACGACAAGCGTCGTGAGCATGAGCGTCGCAGGGAGCGGATCCACCGGGTCGGTCGGCATTATCGGGACGTCCCTGCCCGGGGAATAGGCCAACCCGACGAAGAAGAGCACTAACCCGAGGGAAACCACGTTTATCGAGAGCACCAGCTTCACAGGCTCTCTCTTCGCCATCAATCCATAGATTCCAACCAGCATTATGACTATTCCGGCCTGCTCCGGACTAATCACTCTCAACCCACCTCAGCAGGATGTAGAAGACGAAGGTGAAGGCCGCCCCGACCTCGAGGCCGACTATGACGTTGAACGGCAGTATTATACCACCCTCCGTCGGCAGGAAGTTCGCGTAAAAGGCCCCGAAGGCGAGTCCGGCCAGACCGAGGAGCACCAGCAGTGCCCCGGCGGAGCTCTCTATAAGGCTCGCCCAGTTGAAGTGGAACCTCCTTCTCACCTTCGCGTAGCCGTGGGAGGTTATGAGGAGTATAACTGCAACGGCCAGGATAACCCCTCCCTGGAAGCCGCCACCCGGGCTGAGGTGGCCGTAGAGCATCAGGTAGGCGGCGTAGGTGACGAGGAAGGGGCTGACCATCTTCGTCGTTGTCCTCACGACGGTGCTCATCTTCACTTCTTCTTCCCTCCCAGGAGGATGTAGAACCCGATGACCGCCGTGAAGAGCAGGCTGGCCTCTCCCAAACTGTCGTAGGCCCTCCAGCCGGCGAGTATCGCCGAGACGAGGTTGGGGATGCCTATTTCACTCCAGTTTGAGACGTAGTATTCATAGCTTCCCCCGTAGGGTGCCGAATAACCCAGCGAGAGGAGAAGGAAGCCGAGTGCAAGCGTCAGGAGCACCGCGACCGCCCTCACCCGGTCACCTCCTCTATGGTGAACAGGAACACCCCGATGACGATCGCGCCGACCACTATGGCAGAGAGGGCCACGTCCGGCGCGTTCAGCTCGAAGAGGGCCAGGACAAAGAGCAGGCTAAGCAGGGCGTACTTGACGACGGCGCTCACCAGTTCCCTCTCCTCCACGACGGCCAGTGCAAGGAGCGCCATTGCGATGAATATCACGTCAAGGATTGTCCCAAGCATACATGTCCACCACGACTTCGGGCTTTACACCGTATCTGTAGGCCCCCCTCGCGAGGGCGTGGCTGACCATGGGATTCATCATCGCTATCAGGAAGGCAAGCACGAGGAACTTGGCCCTGACGAGTGCGGGTGCGTCCATGGTTATGACCAGGTAGAGGATTATGCTCATCGCACCCCCGGTGTCGCACTTCGTGGCCGCGTGGAGTCGCGTGTAGACGTCCGGAAAGCGGATTATCCCGAGGGCACCGAAGACCATGACGGCCTCCCCGAGGAGCAGCAGGATGACCTCAGGCCCCACTCCCACCCCTCCTCTCCATGTACTTGGCCAGTATAAGTCCCCCGACGGAGTTCACCATCAGGAGGACGATGGCCAGGTCTATCAGGTAGTACTCGCCCCTCATGACCGAGACTATGGCTATTATCACAACGATCTTGGTCGTTATCGTGTTGAGGCCCACCACCCTGTCCGGCAGAGTGGGTCCCCTAAGCACGCGGTAGGTTATCAGCACCGCGGTGAAGACGAGGATGTAGAAAGCGCTCACCAGAAGACCTTCTTGAGCCATTCCTCGATGTCCCCCTTTATCTTATCTCCCGCCTTTTCCCGGTTGAGGGTTTCGACGTCTATCCAGTGGACGTAGAGGTAAGTTTCCCCAAGCTTCTTCTTAACGTCCAGCGTCAGCGTCCCCGGCGTTAGGGTTATCGAGTTGGCAAGGAGGGTTATCCCAGTGTCGGAGTGGAGATCCGTCTTTATCTTGACTATACCGGGCTTTATGTCCATGAAGATGACGTTCTTCGCCACCTTGAGGTTGCTCTCCAGCAGGCGAAAGGCCATTATCACGATGTACTGGGGCATGTATATCAGCGTGAAGTACAGGATTTTCTCGACTATGTGTCCGCTCCGCCGTATGTCGTCCGTCAGGAGATCGCGCATAAAAAAGGCCACGATGAACGTCACGATGGCCCCGGCGGTGAGGCTTTTTGGCGAGATATCCGAAGAGATGACCACCCAGAAGGCCATTAAGATGAGCCACGTTATCGCGACCCTCTCCCATGGGGGAAGGTTTGAGGCCTCGAACCTCTCGTGGAGAAACCTCTCATCCAGCCTTTCAAGCCTCTCCTTCAGATAAAAGGGGACGCGGCTCATGTGGTATTTTAGGGCGGGGATGGTTATAACGCTTTTGCAATTAGCCAGGGGACTGCCCAAAAATGTGAAATTCGTTCGGAGTTCTCCTGGAGTTGCCGAAATTCCGAGCTTGTGGGGCGGAAAAGGCGAATGCAGAACCCTTCACTCATGGAAAGGTTTAAATCTCTGCTTTCCCTACGAGAACCGGTGATGTTCATGATTGAAGTTGGGGAATACAGGGTTAAGGAGGGCCTTTACTACACCAAAGACCACGAGTGGGTCCAGGTTCTTGAGGATGGAACCGTTCTCGTCGGAATAAGCGACTACGCCCAGAAGGAGCTTGGCGACCTGGCCTACGTCGAGCTTCCCGAGGTTGGGGCGGAGTTCAACAAGGGCGACGTTCTCTGCGAGCTGGAGAGCGTCAAGGCCGTTTCGGAGGTCTACGCCCCGGTCAGCGGCGAGGTCATCGAGGTCAACGGGGAGCTTGAGGAGAGTCCGGAGCTTCTCAACGAGGACCCCTACGAGAACTGGATAGCCAAGCTCAGGCCGAGCAACCTCGACGAGGAGCTTAAGGAGCTTATGGACGCCGAAGCCTACGCCGAGTATCTGAAGAGCCTCTGATTCTGTTCCCTTTTCATTCCATTCCTCCTCAAAGAGGATTCTGAGGGGAGTGAGCTCGGCTCTCTTTTATCATCACTGCCGCTCCCGCGGTTCAGATACCCTAGAGGTCGTCATCGCTCGTTCTACACTCTCAAGGGGGGAGTTAAAAGGGTAGCGGAATGGAAAGATTTCCACAGGATAAAACTTCAACCACTGAGCTTTCAATCGTCCGCTATAACTTCTGCCCTAGAAGTTAACTTCTGGGGTGGTAGTTAACATGGACAGAAGCCTAGCTACATCAAGACGAGCCTATAACCCGCCTAACACCTCTTCGTACAAGTTTTCAATGTCTCTGGCAACGACTCTCCACGAATAGCGGCTCTCCACGGCCTTTCTTCCCGCATCTCCAAACTTCATGGCAAGTTCTTTATCATGGAGGATCTTTAAGACCGCTTCAGCAAGCGCAACCTCGTCGCCGGGCGGCACAAGGATGCCGCTTCCATTTTCTTTCACGACTTCGGGTATTCCCCCAACGGTGGTCGTGACGACGGGAACGCCGGCGGCCATCGCCTCGAGAATCACTATGCCAAAGGCCTCGGACATTGTTGAGGGCAGTACAAAGACGTCCGCTGAAGCGTAGAGCTTGGGAAGGAGTTCATCGGGAACGTAGCCCATGAACTTCACGCGATCCTCAATGTCCAGGAACTTGGCCTGTGCCCTAAGGAAGGGGAGCATCTCGCCGGAACCGACCATCACCAGCGTGACCTCGTCCTTCTCCCTCGCTATGTTCTGGAAGGCATTGATGAACACGTGAGGCCCTTTTCTGGGGGACATCCTGCTGACGTACAGGACAAGGTCTCCACTGATTCCAAGCTCTTCTTTTACCCGCTCTTTTTCCTTCTCACTTATCGGTCTAAAGCGCTCGTCATCGACGCCGTTCGGGATTACCTTAATGGGAGAGTCAGTAAAGTGTTCTATGAAAGCTTTTGCAGCCTTGCTAACGGCTATTATCTCATGGGGATATTTGAGGTAGTGGCTGAAGAGCGGGAATGTTAACCCAAGGGCACTCCACAAGGACGATTCGTGGGAAAACGATATGCTGTGGGTCGTGAGCAGGGTTGCCTTTCCAAGCGTCCTTCCTGCTTTAACCGCCTTCAGTGCGAGGGGTGTGAAGGCATGATGAGCATGGACAACGTCAAAATCTCTGAGAAACATGCCGAGTTCTTTATTTGACTTTAGGCCATAGGTTATGTTTACTCCAAGCACCGGACTGACAACGCCAGGAATCTTTACAAGCCCGATTCCCAGCTCCTCAAGTTCCTCTTCCTTCCCCGTCTTCAGGCCGTTGGTCACTATCGAGACATCGTGACCGCGCTTTTTCAAATAAATGGCAAGCTGGTGCATATGGGTTGCGACACCGCCGATTTTTGGATAATACCAGTCGCTTACTAGGGCGATTTTCATGGTTATGTGGTCAACAGACCGCCTTAAAAGTCCTCGGGTGAAAATATTAACGGGAAGAGAAGAGGAAATCAGGCGTTTGCCTTCTGCTCTTCTCTCTTCTTCGTGAGGTACTCGTGGATGGCCTTGGCGGCCCTCCTTCCGTCGCCCATGGCGAGAATGACAGTTGCCTCGCCCCTGATGGCGTCGCCGCCGGCGAAGACACCCGGGATGCTTGTCATGAGGTTCTCGTCAACTACTATCCTTCCACGCTCGACTTTCAGACCGGGGGTGTTGATGATGAGCCTGTTCGGGTGCTTTCCGATGGCGATGATGACGGTGTCCGCCTCGAGAACAACGTACTCGCCGGTTCCGACTATCTTCCTCTTGCCCCTGCTGTCCCTCTCGTCGAGGGCCTTCATCTTCTCGAACTTTACAGCTTTGACCTTGCCGTTCTCGTCGCCGATGAACTCCACCGGGTTGATGTAGTACTCGAACTTTATGCCCTCCTCCTTGGCGTGGTGAACCTCCTCGATCCTCGCGCTGACGTCCTCCGGGCCGCGGCGGTAGGCGATCGTCACCTCGGCACCGAAGCGCCTCGCGCTCCTCGCGGCGTCCATCGCGGTGTTTCCTGCACCGATGACGATGACCTTATCGCCGACGTAGACTGGAGTGTCGTACTCGGGGAAGAGGTAGGCCTTCATGAGGTTGACCCTGGTGAGGAACTCGTTGGCGGTGTAGATACCGTTGAGGTTGATTCCCGGGGCGTTGACGAGCCTCGGGGTTCCGGCGCCGGAGCCTATGAACACCGCGTCGTACTCCTCCAGAAGCTCCTCGATGGTGACGGTTCTGCCAACGACGTGGTCGGTGAGTATCTTAACGCCGAGCTTCCTGAGCTTGTCTATCTCGCTCTCGACGATGCTCTTCGGCAGCCTGAACTCGGGGATTCCGTACATGAGAACTCCGCCGGCCTCGTGGAGGGCCTCGTAGATCGTAACGTCGTAGCCGAGCTTGGCCAGCTCACCGGCGGCGGTAAGGCCAGCCGGACCGGCTCCGATGATGGCAACCCTCTGGCCCTTCTTCTCGATCTTGGGGACAATCTCGAAGAGCAGCTCCTCGTCTATGCCCTTCTCGCGGGCGTAGTCGGCCACAAAGCGCTCAAGCTTGCCGATGTTGATCTTGTCGCCGACCTTGCCCATGACACAGTTCATCTCACACTGGTCCTCCTGCGGGCAGACACGGCCGGTTGTTGCTGGGAGAGAGTTGCAGGCCCAGATTACGTTGAGGGCCTCCTTAACGGCCTTGTCAGGGTTGTCGCGGTACTGGACGAGCTTGCTTATGAAGCCCGGTATATCGATGTGAACGGGACAGCCCTTGATACAGGGGGCGTAGTCGTAGGGGCACTGGAGGCAGCGCTCGGCCTCCTTAACGGCCAGTTCAAAGGTGTAGCCGAGGTTGACCTCGACGAAGCTCTTAACCCTCTCCTCCGGCGGCCTCTCCGGAGTGGGGACGCGCTCCTTAATGATCTTCCTCTTA
This window of the Thermococcus siculi genome carries:
- a CDS encoding cation:proton antiporter subunit C; its protein translation is MISPEQAGIVIMLVGIYGLMAKREPVKLVLSINVVSLGLVLFFVGLAYSPGRDVPIMPTDPVDPLPATLMLTTLVVDVAITSLALAIIMRMRGEGE
- a CDS encoding Na(+)/H(+) antiporter subunit B, whose protein sequence is MKMSTVVRTTTKMVSPFLVTYAAYLMLYGHLSPGGGFQGGVILAVAVILLITSHGYAKVRRRFHFNWASLIESSAGALLVLLGLAGLAFGAFYANFLPTEGGIILPFNVIVGLEVGAAFTFVFYILLRWVESD
- a CDS encoding hydrogenase subunit MbhD domain-containing protein translates to MLGTILDVIFIAMALLALAVVEERELVSAVVKYALLSLLFVLALFELNAPDVALSAIVVGAIVIGVFLFTIEEVTG
- the mnhG gene encoding monovalent cation/H(+) antiporter subunit G yields the protein MGPEVILLLLGEAVMVFGALGIIRFPDVYTRLHAATKCDTGGAMSIILYLVITMDAPALVRAKFLVLAFLIAMMNPMVSHALARGAYRYGVKPEVVVDMYAWDNP
- a CDS encoding monovalent cation/H+ antiporter complex subunit F, with protein sequence MAQEGLLVSAFYILVFTAVLITYRVLRGPTLPDRVVGLNTITTKIVVIIAIVSVMRGEYYLIDLAIVLLMVNSVGGLILAKYMERRGGSGA
- a CDS encoding Na+/H+ antiporter subunit E, with protein sequence MSRVPFYLKERLERLDERFLHERFEASNLPPWERVAITWLILMAFWVVISSDISPKSLTAGAIVTFIVAFFMRDLLTDDIRRSGHIVEKILYFTLIYMPQYIVIMAFRLLESNLKVAKNVIFMDIKPGIVKIKTDLHSDTGITLLANSITLTPGTLTLDVKKKLGETYLYVHWIDVETLNREKAGDKIKGDIEEWLKKVFW
- the gcvH gene encoding glycine cleavage system protein GcvH — its product is MIEVGEYRVKEGLYYTKDHEWVQVLEDGTVLVGISDYAQKELGDLAYVELPEVGAEFNKGDVLCELESVKAVSEVYAPVSGEVIEVNGELEESPELLNEDPYENWIAKLRPSNLDEELKELMDAEAYAEYLKSL
- a CDS encoding glycosyltransferase family 4 protein, giving the protein MKIALVSDWYYPKIGGVATHMHQLAIYLKKRGHDVSIVTNGLKTGKEEELEELGIGLVKIPGVVSPVLGVNITYGLKSNKELGMFLRDFDVVHAHHAFTPLALKAVKAGRTLGKATLLTTHSISFSHESSLWSALGLTFPLFSHYLKYPHEIIAVSKAAKAFIEHFTDSPIKVIPNGVDDERFRPISEKEKERVKEELGISGDLVLYVSRMSPRKGPHVFINAFQNIAREKDEVTLVMVGSGEMLPFLRAQAKFLDIEDRVKFMGYVPDELLPKLYASADVFVLPSTMSEAFGIVILEAMAAGVPVVTTTVGGIPEVVKENGSGILVPPGDEVALAEAVLKILHDKELAMKFGDAGRKAVESRYSWRVVARDIENLYEEVLGGL
- the gltA gene encoding NADPH-dependent glutamate synthase translates to MAVKRKIIKERVPTPERPPEERVKSFVEVNLGYTFELAVKEAERCLQCPYDYAPCIKGCPVHIDIPGFISKLVQYRDNPDKAVKEALNVIWACNSLPATTGRVCPQEDQCEMNCVMGKVGDKINIGKLERFVADYAREKGIDEELLFEIVPKIEKKGQRVAIIGAGPAGLTAAGELAKLGYDVTIYEALHEAGGVLMYGIPEFRLPKSIVESEIDKLRKLGVKILTDHVVGRTVTIEELLEEYDAVFIGSGAGTPRLVNAPGINLNGIYTANEFLTRVNLMKAYLFPEYDTPVYVGDKVIVIGAGNTAMDAARSARRFGAEVTIAYRRGPEDVSARIEEVHHAKEEGIKFEYYINPVEFIGDENGKVKAVKFEKMKALDERDSRGKRKIVGTGEYVVLEADTVIIAIGKHPNRLIINTPGLKVERGRIVVDENLMTSIPGVFAGGDAIRGEATVILAMGDGRRAAKAIHEYLTKKREEQKANA